The Populus trichocarpa isolate Nisqually-1 chromosome 2, P.trichocarpa_v4.1, whole genome shotgun sequence genome has a window encoding:
- the LOC7466438 gene encoding PHD finger protein EHD3: MVGEEGMGNGEGTEEIVQPLKIEAMDNGFGNDGVEASSGSSEGFRTYKRRRNTRSSLDGKGQQDGKSFMEAASRLADQTIKNDSQDHLRENHASLNHSSDVSQRQWRKFVLDYMYQSSSNDEHGIQRCIRDALMMAESGNCNADWHKSPSMGRMANGTHSTAKGHVGVISNGTLEESQHHSVTDLCQHAFLNTLLSEKFTSLCKLLFENFKGMTTDSILSLNFIDKRMKEGAYDRLPVLFCEDIEQFWRKLQGFGAELISLAKSLSNISKTCYNEQVGGLVDCTFEDKKHEDSNSHGKPEQTDACYVYRVCSCRRCGEKADGRDCLVCDSCEEMYHVSCIVPAVREIPPKSWYCHNCTTSGMGSPHKNCVACERLSCCRIQNNQADDEIGLSTQEPFNDFEEASNFSANNEVKLSSEGTGNVCTCKICGSPVGNGEKIKICDHSECPGKYYHVRCLTTRQIDSCGHRWYCPSCLCRVCITDRDDDKIVLCDGCDHAYHLYCMIPPRISVPKGKWFCRQCDVKIQRLRRVRRAYEKSESHRKKNDEGVKKESENLKKLYEEGGEESDKGRGMDMLITAALNCEVGCQSNEELKSM, translated from the exons ATGGTTGGTGAAGAGGGAATGGGCAATGGTGAGGGTACAGAAGAAATAGTTCAGCCCTTAAAGATTGAAGCAATGGACAATGGGTTTGGAAATGACGGTGTTGAAGCAAGCTCTGGCAGCAGTGAAGGTTTTCGAACTTACAAGAGACGCAGGAACACGAGGTCAAGTTTGGATGGGAAAGGTCAACAGGATGGGAAATCTTTTATGGAAGCTGCTAGTAGATTGGCAGACCAG ACCATAAAGAATGATTCACAGGACCATCTTCGTGAGAATCATGCTTCTTTGAATCATTCAAGTGACGTTTCACAGAGGCAGTGGAGAAAATTTGTCCTTGACTACATGTATCAATCATCAAGTAATGATGAACATGGCATACAGAGGTGCATCAGGGATGCACTTATGATGGCA GAATCTGGTAACTGTAATGCAGATTGGCATAAGTCACCTTCAATGGGGCGGATGGCTAATGGAACTCACAGCACAGCTAAAGGGCATGTAGGTGTCATTTCAAATGGAACTTTGGAAGAATCACAGCATCACAGTGTAACTGACTTGTGCCAGCATGCTTTCCTTAACACCTTACTGTCAGAAAAGTTCACCTCTCTTTGTAAGCTACTGTTTGAAAATTTCAAAGGAATGACGACTGACAGCATTCTTAGCCTGAATTTCATAGACAAAAGGATGAAAGAGGGAGCTTATGACCGTTTGCCTGTGCTTTTCTGTGAGGATATTGAGCAG ttctggagaAAACTTCAAGGTTTTGGTGCTGAATTAATCTCTCTCGCAAAGAGCCTATCAAACATATCAAAGACTTGCTATAATGAACAG GTGGGAGGATTAGTAGACTGTACATTTGAAGATAAAAAGCATGAG GATTCCAATTCTCATGGTAAGCCAGAGCAAACAGATGCTTGTTATGTCTACAGAGTCTGCAGTTGCAGGCGTTGTGGGGAGAAGGCAGATGGGAGGGATTGTTTAGTTTGTGATTCATGTGAGGAAATGTACCATGTCTCTTGTATTGTGCCAGCTGTCAGAGAGATTCCCCCCAAAAGCTGGTACTGTCACAACTGCACAACAAGTGGAATGGGATCCCCTCATAAGAATTGTGTAGCATGTGAGAGATTGAGTTGCTGCAGGATCCAAAATAATCAAGCTGATGATGAAATTGGTTTATCAACTCAAGAACCATTCAATGATTTTGAAGAGGCATCAAATTTTAGCGCGAATAATGAGGTCAAACTTTCATCAGAAGGGACTGGAAACGTGTGCACCTGTAAAATCTGTGGAAGTCCAGTGGGTAATGGAGAGAAGATAAAGATTTGTGATCACTCTGAATGCCCTGGCAAGTACTACCATGTGAGATGCTTGACAACGAGGCAGATAGATTCATGTGGTCATCGTTGGTATTGCCCTTCTTGTTTATGCAGAGTTTGCATCACTGATAGAGATGATGATAAGATTGTTTTATGTGATGGCTGTGACCATGCATACCACCTTTATTGCATGATTCCACCACGCATTTCTGTACCAAAAGGGAAATGGTTTTGCAGACAGTGTGATGTGAAAATACAGCGATTACGCAGGGTACGGAGGGCATATGAGAAATCTGAAAGTCATCGGAAAAAGAATGATGAGGGGGTTAAAAAGGAATCTGAAAACCTCAAGAAACTTTACGAGGAGGGTGGAGAAGAATCAGATAAAGGTAGAGGAATGGACATGCTTATAACTGCAGCACTAAATTGTGAAGTTGGCTGCCAATCGAATGAAGAGTTGAAAAGCATGTAA
- the LOC7467852 gene encoding uncharacterized protein LOC7467852, producing MKVTWKKESKKRPLAAISKYPNLPFDQQDMIHNDDEDNNSHTKQLGASHKSLDSEASNRQLADSFQDLGNKLAEDGKYREALGKWEAALNLMPGNAVLHEQKAQVLLEIGDPWSALKAATRATELESSWAEAWITLGRAQLNFGEPDSAIESFDKALAIKPDSKEAQGDRHGALQLVKKRKQLHSSGLSSKENRYVVSDKTESS from the exons ATGAAAGTAACATGGAAGAAGGAGAGCAAGAAGCGACCTTTAGCAGCCATATCAAAGTACCCAAACCTCCCTTTTGATCAACAAGATATGATCCACAACGACGACGAAGACAATAATAGCCATACCAAGCAACTGGGTGCCTCTCACAAGTCCTTGGATTCAGAAGCATCCAATAGACAACTCGCCGACTCTTTCCAAGACCTAGGCAACAAGCTAGCCGAG GATGGAAAATATCGTGAGGCACTTGGGAAATGGGAGGCTGCTCTTAATTTGATGCCTGGAAATGCAGTCTTACATGAGCAAAAGGCACAGGTTTTGCTTGAAATTGGAGATCCCTGGAGTGCATTGAAGGCAGCAACTC GAGCAACTGAGTTGGAATCGTCATGGGCGGAG GCATGGATCACCCTTGGCAGAGCACAGTTGAACTTTGGGGAGCCTGACAGCGCAATTGAAAGCTTTGATAAAGCATTAGCCATTAAG CCTGATTCTAAGGAAGCTCAAGGTGACAGACACGGTGCATTACAGCTTGTAAAGAAGCGAAAGCAGCTTCATTCATCAGGTTTGAGTAGTAAAGAGAACCGTTATGTGGTCAGTGACAAGACTGAGAGCTCCTGA